From one Rosa rugosa chromosome 4, drRosRugo1.1, whole genome shotgun sequence genomic stretch:
- the LOC133743709 gene encoding uncharacterized protein LOC133743709, with protein MVSCLFCLLQWLPILVLLFFFFSVTESLAQTMSSEVRVRVSNQMAYRVKKAALLVLEGTIMEQYARLRDYANELKRVDPSTTVDIKCDFSKGESLPIFKRMYICLGALKNGFKAGCRSVIGLDGCHLRSAYGGQLLTAVGIDANNTSWVIAYAMVEMESKDSWRWFLELLCKDLSILEDGAGWTFISDKQKGLIPAFEEVVPLAKIRFCARHMWTNFTKLFPGKVLKDQMWKCAKSTTLPYFAKEMEEMKALDNEAYKWMAHKDRPPQHWCRAHFETWSKCDIMINNLCESFNSFIFDARAKPPVSMFEEMRVKLMKRNQIRKDKMQAMVGNLCPKPRKVLEKNKMKAASDCISIGNGGDQVEVETFEGTKNVVNLTARTCTCRMWDLSGVPCKHAVSAIYHNRADPENFVADCYLKKTYLNIYSNLIKPVNGMEMWTRSEEPPILPPQYSRQPGRPRTKRIRDLSEKLAAQGTKLGRVQRSLKCSNCQRIGHNVKTCHRHLPPKDKRAANVNKKRKLNNGEGSSSQKAQPKPGRKPPLSKNDLRKNHLKVVEYQRKKMAALKASRKAAAAAPANSTKAAADSTKAAAAATKSKSTKAAAAAAATSTSTTTRPPTSSKASKGQTPTPSRSSQRIRQNSKQGGK; from the exons ATGGTTTCTTGCTTGTTTTGCTTGCTTCAATGGTTACCGATCCttgttttgctttttttttttttttcggttacaGAATCCTTGGCTCAAACTATGTCTTCAGAAGTTAGAGTAAGGGTCTCCAATCAGATGGCTTATCGAGTAAAGAAAGCAGCCCTTTTGGTGTTGGAGGGAACCATCATGGAGCAATATGCCAGACTTCGAGATTATGCGAATGAGCTGAAAAGGGTGGACCCTTCTACAACCGTTGACATAAAATGTGATTTTAGCAAGGGAGAGAGCCTTCCAATCTTCAAGAGGATGTATATCTGTCTTGGAGCTCTAAAAAATGGATTTAAAGCGGGATGTAGGTCTGTGATTGGGCTAGACGGTTGCCATTTGAGGTCTGCATATGGGGGTCAGCTCTTGACAGCTGTTGGCATTGATGCCAACAACACTTCATGGGTGATTGCCTACGCAATGGTGGAGATGGAAAGCAAAGACTCGTGGAGATGGTTCCTAGAGCTTCTGTGCAAAGACCTGAGTATACTTGAGGATGGAGCAGGTTGGACTTTCATCAGCGATAAGCAAAAGGGTTTAATCCCTGCCTTTGAAGAAGTAGTTCCATTGGCCAAGATTAGATTTTGTGCGCGCCATATGTGGACAAATTTTACGAAGCTGTTTCCGGGAAAGGTACTAAAGGATCAAATGTGGAAATGTGCAAAGTCAACTACACTTCCTTACTTTGCAAAGGAAATGGAGGAGATGAAGGCTTTGGATAATGAAGCGTACAAATGGATGGCAC ATAAGGATAGGCCTCCACAGCATTGGTGTAGAGCACACTTCGAGACTTGGTCGAAGTGTGACATTATGATCAACAACTTATGTGAAAGCTTCAACTCGTTCATTTTTGATGCTAGAGCAAAACCACCAGTGAGTATGTTCGAGGAAATGAGAGTGAAGCTAATGAAGAGAAACCAAATCAGAAAGGATAAGATGCAAGCAATGGTGGGAAATCTGTGCCCCAAGCCTAGAAAAGTACtagaaaagaacaaaatgaaGGCTGCTTCAGATTGCATTTCTATCGGGAATGGTGGTGACCAAGTGGAGGTGGAGACTTTTGAAGGAACAAAGAATGTGGTCAACCTTACGGCAAGGACCTGCACATGCCGAATGTGGGACTTAAGTGGTGTTCCATGCAAGCACGCGGTCTCAGCAATATACCACAACAGGGCAGATCCGGAAAACTTTGTTGCAGATTGCTACTTAAAAAAGACGTACCTTAACATTTACAGCAATTTGATCAAGCCGGTTAACGGAATGGAGATGTGGACTAGGAGTGAAGAACCACCAATTCTGCCTCCACAGTATTCTAGACAGCCCGGAAGGCCACGAACAAAGAGGATTAGAGATTTATCGGAGAAGTTGGCTGCACAGGGAACAAAGCTTGGAAGAGTTCAGCGGTCGTTGAAGTGTAGCAATTGTCAAAGAATTGGCCACAACGTGAAGACATGTCACCGACATCTTCCACCAAAAGATAAGCGAGCTGCAAATGTGAACAAGAAAAGGAAACTCAACAATGGAGAAGGAAGTTCATCTCAAAAAGCCCAg CCTAAACCTGGAAGAAAGCCACCATTGAGTAAGAATGACTTGAGGAAAAACCATCTAAAAGTGGTAGAATATCAAAGG AAGAAGATGGCTGCATTGAAGGCATCTAGAAAAGCTGCGGCTGCTGCCCCTGCTAACTCTACCAAAGCTGCTGCTGACTCTACCAAAGCTGCTGCTGCCGCCACAAAATCCAAGTCCAccaaagctgctgctgctgctgctgccacATCTACCTCAACAACCACGAGGCCTCCGACATCAAGTAAAGCATCAAAAGGCCAAACTCCAACACCTTCTAGATCATCTCAAAGGATTAGGCAGAATTCCAAGCAAGGGGGAAAGTAG
- the LOC133744112 gene encoding FAM10 family protein At4g22670 — MEEAKLKQLKHFVEQCKSDPSILADPSLSFFRDYLESLGATVPSSAGKNEDSKPRSYVVEESDDDMSEEAEPEQVHVQEEEEEEIVESDLELEGDIVEPDNEPPQKMGEASVEVTEDNRDASQAAKGKAMEAISEGNLEEAIEHLTEAILLNPTSAIMYGTRASVYIKMKKPNAAIRDANAALEINPDSAKGYKSRGIAHSMLGNWEEAAKDLHLASKLDFDEEISAVLKKVEPNVHKIQEHRRKYDRLRKEREDRKIERERQRRKAEAQAAYEKAKKQEQSSSSRRPGGFPGGMPGGFPGAGGMPGGFPGAGGMPGGFPGAGGMPGGFPGAGGMPGGFPGAGGMPGGFPGAGGAPGGSGGGVPGNVDFSKILNDPELMAAFSDPEVMAALQDVMKNPANLAKHQANPKVAPIIAKMMGKFGGPK; from the exons ATGGAGGAAGCGAAGCTGAAGCAATTGAAGCATTTCGTCGAGCAGTGCAAGTCCGATCCCTCCATTCTCGCCGATCCTTCGCTCTCCTTCTTCCGCGATTACCTCGAGAG TCTCGGTGCTACTGTGCCTTCATCTGCTGGCAAGAATGAGGATTCGAAACCG AGGAGCTATGTAGTGGAGGAGAGCGACGACGACATGTCGGAGGAGGCTGAGCCGGAGCAGGTTCATGTtcaggaagaagaggaagaagagatagTCGAATCTGATCTCGAGCTCGAAGGCGACATTGTGGAGCCTGACAATGAACCTCCTCAGAAG ATGGGAGAAGCATCTGTTGAGGTCACTGAAGACAACCGTGATGCCTCGCAGGCGGCCAAGGGCAAAGCTATGGAGGCCATTTCAGAAG GTAACTTGGAGGAAGCCATTGAGCATCTCACTGAGGCAATTTTGCTCAATCCTACTTCGGCAATTATGTACGGCACCAGAG CCAGTGTGTAcatcaaaatgaaaaaaccTAATGCTGCCATTCGTGATGCCAACGCTGCtttggag ATTAATCCCGACTCTGCGAAAGGCTACAAGTCTCGTGGCATAGCTCATTCAATGCTTGGTAATTGGGAAGAGGCTGCGAAGGATCTCCACTTGGCATCAAAGCTAGATTTTGATGAGGAAATAAGTGCCGTACTTAAGAAG GTTGAACCTAATGTACACAAGATCCAGGAACACCGTCGTAAGTATGATAGGCTTCGTAAGGAAAGAGAGGACAGAAAGATTGAGCGTGAGAGACAACGTCGCAAAGCTGAGGCGCAG GCTGCGTATGAGAAGGCTAAGAAGCAAGAGCAGTCGTCTTCTAGTAGAAGACCTGGAGGCTTTCCTGGTGGAATGCCTGGAGGTTTTCCAGGGGCAGGAGGGATGCCAGGTGGCTTTCCTGGGGCAGGTGGGATGCCAGGTGGCTTTCCAGGAGCAGGAGGAATGCCAGGTGGCTTTCCAGGCGCAGGAGGAATGCCAGGTGGCTTTCCAGGCGCAGGAGGAATGCCTGGAGGCTTTCCAGGCGCAGGAGGTGCGCCTGGAGGCTCTGGAGGAGGGGTTCCCGGAAATGTTGACTTCAGCAAAATATTAAAT GACCCAGAACTGATGGCTGCATTTAGTGATCCAGAAGTTATGGCTGCTCTTCAAGATG TGATGAAGAACCCTGCTAATCTAGCAAAGCATCAAGCAAATCCTAAGGTGGCGCCTATAATTGCCAAGATGATGGGCAAATTTGGTGGACCGAAGTGA
- the LOC133743710 gene encoding non-specific lipid transfer protein GPI-anchored 7 isoform X2 — MGSCNISTLTAMVVLVALLGSPTKAQESTCANDLVPCAGYLNNTDQPSTTCCTAIKQTVATQLRCLCNLYFTPGLLQSLGANTTSALRIANACGADAVGVDQCKAILSPAPTGSPPSARLSFGGRCR; from the exons ATGGGTTCCTGCAACATATCCACACTGACGGCCATGGTGGTTCTGGTGGCCTTGTTGGGCTCGCCAACCAAGGCACAGGAGTCGACCTGCGCTAATGACCTGGTGCCATGTGCAGGGTACCTCAACAACACGGACCAACCATCCACCACCTGCTGCACCGCCATCAAACAGACCGTGGCTACCCAGCTCCGCTGCCTGTGCAATCTCTATTTTACCCCCGGACTTCTCCAGTCCCTGGGCGCTAACACCACCTCGGCTCTCAGAATTGCCAACGCTTGCGGCGCCGACGCTGTCGGTGTTGATCAGTGCAAAG CTATCCTGAGTCCAGCACCAACTGGTTCTCCACCTTCAG CTCGCTTATCTTTTGGTGGAAGATGTCGGTGA
- the LOC133743710 gene encoding non-specific lipid transfer protein GPI-anchored 7 isoform X1 encodes MGSCNISTLTAMVVLVALLGSPTKAQESTCANDLVPCAGYLNNTDQPSTTCCTAIKQTVATQLRCLCNLYFTPGLLQSLGANTTSALRIANACGADAVGVDQCKAILSPAPTGSPPSAVPGGDGSSGSGRIAWTGLPALLLFWASVMYY; translated from the exons ATGGGTTCCTGCAACATATCCACACTGACGGCCATGGTGGTTCTGGTGGCCTTGTTGGGCTCGCCAACCAAGGCACAGGAGTCGACCTGCGCTAATGACCTGGTGCCATGTGCAGGGTACCTCAACAACACGGACCAACCATCCACCACCTGCTGCACCGCCATCAAACAGACCGTGGCTACCCAGCTCCGCTGCCTGTGCAATCTCTATTTTACCCCCGGACTTCTCCAGTCCCTGGGCGCTAACACCACCTCGGCTCTCAGAATTGCCAACGCTTGCGGCGCCGACGCTGTCGGTGTTGATCAGTGCAAAG CTATCCTGAGTCCAGCACCAACTGGTTCTCCACCTTCAG CTGTACCGGGAGGTGATGGTAGCAGTGGTTCGGGCAGGATTGCGTGGACCGGACTCCCTGCTCTGCTCTTATTCTGGGCTTCCGTCATGTATTATTAG
- the LOC133746411 gene encoding uncharacterized protein LOC133746411 — MGDFSIQISANLVNKLADDTEKSKKKTRRTKPKVPREPQQPQPKISQKTVSVDSEPFKGSGAKGWPLQPPLYMPVPPPSQSTNADLDAIRSVLQQSEKVVERLKKQEENLAQEVTQRAKELRDKEFKLPYQKPMPCLAEKDACVDCYKEHGKEDPLKCAGLVNSYADCARKVRQQVSSGNK, encoded by the coding sequence ATGGGTGATTTTAGTATTCAGATTAGCGCCAATTTGGTTAATAAGCTTGCTGATGACACTGAGAAATCAAAGAAGAAAACCAGAAGAACTAAACCTAAGGTACCCCGAGAGCCTCAGCAGCCCCAACCGAAAATAAGCCAGAAGACGGTTTCTGTTGATTCTGAACCATTCAAAGGGTCAGGTGCTAAAGGATGGCCTCTCCAGCCTCCTCTATACATGCCCGTACCCCCTCCTTCACAGTCTACCAATGCAGACTTGGACGCAATCAGATCTGTTCTCCAACAGAGTGAGAAAGTCGTGGAGCGTTTGAAGAAGCAGGAGGAGAACTTGGCACAGGAGGTGACACAAAGAGCAAAGGAGCTTCGTGACAAGGAGTTCAAGCTCCCATACCAGAAGCCTATGCCTTGCTTAGCTGAGAAAGATGCTTGCGTGGATTGCTACAAGGAGCATGGGAAGGAGGATCCTCTCAAGTGTGCTGGTCTTGTTAACAGTTATGCAGATTGTGCTCGAAAAGTTAGGCAGCAGGTCAGTTCGGGAAACAAGTAA
- the LOC133706444 gene encoding MYB-like transcription factor ODO1: MGRQPCCDKLGVKKGPWTAEEDKKLINFILTNGQCCWRAVPKLAGLRRCGKSCRLRWTNYLRPDLKRGLLTESEEQLVIDLHARLGNRWSKIAARLPGRTDNEIKNHWNTHIKKKLLRMGIDPVTHEPLHKDQDDLINKETIISSHTNQANNNLPQSTTENSSSNSSPAENSSSSSSPNENSSGDDQSTLIDSICNVDESLMNSLWVDETPLIDALWNSDQLPDGANYIENDMGVQSNWEENCSWLLDCQDFGVHDFGMDCFIETELNALDTLGMEKI, encoded by the exons ATGGGAAGGCAACCTTGCTGTGACAAACTTGGGGTTAAGAAAGGGCCATGGACAGCCGAGGAGGATAAGAAGCTCATCAACTTCATTCTCACAAATGGCCAGTGTTGCTGGAGAGCTGTCCCCAAGCTCGCTGGGCTTCGCCGCTGTGGCAAGAGTTGCAGACTCCGTTGGACCAACTATCTCCGTCCCGACTTGAAGAGAGGCCTCCTTACAGAATCTGAAGAACAGTTGGTCATTGATCTCCATGCTCGTCTCGGAAATAG GTGGTCCAAGATTGCAGCCAGATTGCCAGGGAGGACTGATAATGAAATCAAGAATCACTGGAACACCCACATCAAGAAAAAGCTGCTTAGAATGGGAATTGATCCCGTCACGCATGAACCCCTCCACAAAGATCAAGATGACTTGATCAACAAGGAAACTATTATTTCATCCCATACTAATCAAGCTAACAATAACTTGCCTCAATCTACAACTGAAAATTCATCTTCAAACTCATCACCAGCTGAGAATTCATCATCAAGCTCATCACCAAATGAAAATTCTTCTGGAGACGACCAATCGACTTTAATTGATAGCATTTGCAACGTTGACGAGTCGTTGATGAACAGTCTTTGGGTGGATGAAACTCCGCTAATCGATGCATTGTGGAACAGTGATCAATTACCAGATGGAGCAAATTACATCGAAAATGACATGGGAGTGCAATCTAATTGGGAGGAGAATTGCTCATGGCTTTTGGACTGCCAAGACTTTGGCGTTCATGATTTCGGTATGGATTGCTTCATCGAAACCGAATTAAATGCCCTCGACACATTAGGGATGGAGAAAATTTAA